From Nicotiana tabacum cultivar K326 chromosome 15, ASM71507v2, whole genome shotgun sequence, the proteins below share one genomic window:
- the LOC107808042 gene encoding GDSL esterase/lipase At3g48460-like — protein sequence MLFPHLPLTLFFCFCLFFSFSYAHYKPPCDCSSAHNNSHENIPTNPGNSFPAHNNSHENIPTKPGNSFPAQNNSHENIPTKPGNSFPAQNNSHENIPTKPGNSFPAQNNSHENIPTKPGNSFPAQNNSHEIPSNSSPALNNSHEIPTKPGNSFPPHNNSHEFPTKPGNSSPAQDTSIKHNNYIGCFHKVYAFGDSYTDTGNAKLVGDLKVNFTQSTSISAKSKNGLCDGQLVVDFLCDALNLPHLPPFQSTSINFTSGVNFAIAGSTILPKEKFSMQNITNLFWKGIPLNFQTQIDWFNKLKQQMGCTDKTGKSCKAELENALFWIGSVGVSDYARIQGSSLPTRWLTQQSVDQVSRLIEALLGSGAKYIVVQGLPPIGCLPLHISLCPLKAALDHMGCAAAVNTAVMVHNQILQRRLERFRRLYPNCHILYADYWNAYLTILMNLKKYQFEEAFKPCCGATGGPLNFNLHSLCGSPGTVSCNNPSKFISWDGIHLTEAMNQKVTDLFLNQGFCQPSFSELVKSRSGM from the exons ATGTTGTTCCCACATCTTCCTCTTACCCTATTCTTCTGTTTCTGCCTGTTTTTCTCGTTTTCATATGCTCATTACAAGCCCCCTTGTGATTGTTCCTCTGCTCATAACAATAGCCATGAAAACATTCCCACTAACCCTGGTAATTCATTCCCTGCTCATAACAACAGCCACGAAAATATTCCAACCAAGCCTGGAAATTCTTTCCCTGCTCAAAACAACAGCCATGAAAATATTCCAACCAAGCCTGGAAATTCTTTCCCTGCTCAAAACAACAGCCATGAAAATATTCCAACCAAGCCTGGAAATTCTTTCCCTGCTCAAAACAACAGCCATGAAAATATTCCAACCAAGCCTGGAAATTCTTTCCCTGCTCAAAACAACAGCCATGAAATTCCCAGTAACTCTTCCCCTGCTCTAAATAACAGCCATGAAATTCCAACCAAGCCTGGTAATTCATTCCCACCTCATAATAACAGCCATGAATTTCCCACCAAGCCTG gtAACTCTTCCCCTGCTCAAGATACTTCCATTAAGCATAATAACTATATAGGATGCTTCCACAAGGTCTATGCTTTTGGAGATTCCTACACTGATACCGGAAATGCTAAATTAGTGGGTGATCTCAAGGTAAATTTCACTCAAAGCACGAGCATTTCAGCAAAATCGAAGAATGGTTTATGCGATGGGCAGTTGGTGGTAGATTTTCTATGTGATGCTCTTAATCTACCACATTTGCCACCCTTCCAAAGTACCTCTATAAATTTCACATCTGGGGTCAATTTTGCAATAGCTGGATCAACAATTCTTCCCAAAGAGAAATTCTCGATGCAAAATATTACTAACCTTTTTTGGAAAGGAATACCCTTGAACTTTCAAACTCAGATCGATTGGTTCAATAAGTTGAAACAGCAGATGGGATGTACAGATAAAACTGGAAAAAGTTGCAAGGCTGAATTGGAGAATGCACTCTTCTGGATAGGCTCTGTTGGCGTTAGTGACTACGCTCGTATACAAGGGTCCTCTTTACCTACACGTTGGCTCACACAGCAGTCTGTCGATCAAGTTAGCAGACTAATCGAG GCATTGCTGGGAAGCGGAGCAAAGTACATCGTAGTTCAAGGATTACCACCAATAGGATGCCTCCCACTACATATCTCATTATGTCCACTGAAAGCTGCTCTTGATCATATGGGATGTGCAGCAGCTGTCAACACAGCAGTAATGGTCCACAACCAGATCCTGCAAAGGAGATTGGAAAGATTCCGTAGATTATATCCTAATTGTCATATCTTATATGCTGATTACTGGAATGCATATCTAACAATTCTGATGAACTTAAAGAAGTACCAATTTGAGGAAGCTTTCAAACCTTGCTGTGGAGCTACAGGAGGACCACTCAACTTCAACTTGCATTCGTTGTGTGGCTCACCTGGTACTGTCAGCTGCAACAATCCTAGCAAATTTATCAGCTGGGATGGTATCCATCTTACAGAAGCAATGAATCAGAAAGTCACTGATCTTTTCCTCAATCAAGGCTTCTGTCAACCATCTTTTAGTGAGCTGGTCAAAAGTAGGAGCGGGATGTAG